Proteins co-encoded in one Arachis stenosperma cultivar V10309 chromosome 7, arast.V10309.gnm1.PFL2, whole genome shotgun sequence genomic window:
- the LOC130940649 gene encoding TPR repeat-containing thioredoxin TTL2-like — protein sequence MAGKNRQNKKMGMGNEFGCGFMGGIIHLKSYWLKKSSVHSLPMKASNIYNASKKSQNTEEPKVRTRRNSTDTVITQKLSISDQKPCAKSTIVLQSRRLSDAARISTSTSASTSTLSNDDSKLQLAKINERNNKSPATAQLAGNLLVNNNTPRAKSLRECGPKSKTEWNSSSGKALMGNIMRKNSCGGDEFARNKKVVDPEVLKKMGNDAYKGGRFEEAVALYDRAIALDSSKATYHCNKSAALIGLRRFQEAVAECEESVRLEPSYTRAHNRLATIYFRLGEAEKALDCNQLTPDTDSALAFQTQTLQNHLNKCNEARKFNEWGVVLKETQSAISLGVDSSPQVYALQTEALLKLLRYQEAQVTYEKMPKFSPDWCNKIFGFARSSYQFMIAAQVYLAAGRFEDAVAAAQKAAKVDPSNREANAMLRKARAVTSARMSGNLLFKASKFVEASAVYNEGLDHNPHNSVLLCNRAACRSKLGQFEKAIEDCNAALIVQPSYSKARLRRADCNAKLQRWEVAIQDYEMLLREKPGDEEVARALFEAQLQLKMLRGEFIVNLKFGANLVFISNNDQFRQYVTSPGMAVVLFTNRAANKQVLLVLEQISKRFPSVNFLKVEIEDHPYLAKSEAVNSIPAFKIYKNGSRVKEISGKNHDLLEKSVQLYSG from the exons ATGGCAGGGAAGAACAGGCAAAACAAGAAGATGGGAATGGGAAATGAATTTGGTTGTGGATTCATGGGTGGAATTATCCATCTTAAAAGCTATTGGTTGAAAAAGTCTTCTGTTCATTCACTTCCCATGAAAGCTAGCAACATATATAATGCATCAAAGAAGTCTCAGAACACAGAAGAACCAAAGGTTAGAACAAGGAGAAACTCCACTGACACCGTAATCACACAAAAGCTGAGTATCTCAGACCAAAAACCTTGCGCAAAAAGTACCATTGTGCTTCAAAGTAGAAGACTATCAGATGCAGCAAGAATCTCAACATCCACATCGGCATCAACGTCGACATTATCGAATGACGACAGCAAACTGCAGCTGGCAAAGATAAATGAGAGAAACAACAAGTCTCCGGCCACGGCGCAACTGGCCGGGAACTTGCTTGTAAATAATAACACTCCAAGAGCAAAGAGCCTCCGGGAGTGTGGGCCTAAGAGCAAAACAGAGTGGAACTCCTCGTCCGGAAAAGCTTTGATGGGTAACATAATGAGGAAGAACAGCTGCGGCGGCGATGAGTTTGCGAGGAACAAGAAGGTGGTGGACCCGGAGGTGTTGAAGAAGATGGGAAACGATGCGTATAAGGGAGGAAGGTTTGAAGAGGCTGTGGCGTTGTATGACAGAGCAATTGCTTTGGATTCAAGTAAGGCAACTTATCATTGCAACAAGAGTGCTGCTTTGATTGGCTTAAGAAGATTTCAAGAAGCAGTTGCTGAGTGTGAGGAATCTGTTAGGTTGGAGCCTTCGTATACCAGAGCTCATAACCGTTTGGCAACAATATATTTCAG ATTGGGAGAAGCAGAGAAAGCCCTCGATTGCAATCAGTTAACCCCAGATACTGATTCTGCACTGGCTTTCCAAACTCAGACTCTTCAGAACCACCTTAACAAATGCAATGAAGCTCGGAAATTTAATGAATGGGGTGTTGTACTAAAGGAAACACAGTCAGCAATATCCTTAGGGGTTGATTCATCTCCACAG GtctatgctttgcaaactgAAGCCTTGTTGAAGCTCCTAAGATATCAAGAGGCACAAGTCACCTATGAGAAAATGCCAAAATTCTCACCTGATTGGTGCAACAAGATATTTGGCTTTGCTCGCAGTTCCTACCAGTTCATGATCGCCGCACAGGTTTACTTGGCAGCtggcag GTTTGAGGATGCCGTTGCGGCAGCTCAGAAAGCAGCTAAGGTGGATCCAAGCAACAGAGAGGCGAATGCAATGTTAAGGAAGGCCAGAGCAGTAACATCAGCAAGAATGAGTGGAAACTTACTCTTCAAGGCATCGAAGTTTGTGGAAGCAAGCGCAGTGTACAACGAAGGACTAGATCATAATCCGCACAACTCAGTCCTGCTATGCAACAGAGCAGCGTGTCGTTCCAAGCTCGGCCAATTCGAGAAAGCTATTGAAGATTGCAATGCCGCACTCATAGTCCAGCCTTCCTACAGCAAAGCAAGGTTAAGGAGGGCAGACTGCAATGCCAAG TTGCAAAGATGGGAAGTTGCCATTCAAGACTATGAAATGCTATTAAGGGAGAAGCCAGGGGATGAGGAAGTAGCCAGGGCATTGTTTGAGGCTCAGCTACAACTTAAGATGCTCCGCGGCGAATTTATTGTAAACTTGAAATTTGGCGCGAATTTGGTGTTCATTTCAAACAATGATCAATTTAGACAATATGTAACTTCTCCTG GAATGGCTGTGGTACTATTTACCAACAGGGCAGCAAACAAACAAGTACTTCTAGTGTTGGAGCAAATTAGCAAGAGATTCCCATCAGTGAATTTCCTCAAG GTGGAGATTGAGGACCATCCCTACTTGGCAAAATCAGAAGCTGTGAACTCTATTCCAGCTTTCAAAATATACAAGAATGGATCAAGGGTAAAAGAAATTTCTGGAAAAAACCATGATTTATTAGAAAAATCAGTTCAATTGTATAGCGGCTGA